GCCGAGGCAAAAGCAGGCAAGCCGCGTCTTTGTCAATCCTGTCATGCTGATCCTGCCTTAGGCGCGAGCGGTGACTCGACGGTGTTGAACTTCTCTGCGGCGATGCACGGCTGGCACGCCAACTACATGCCCATTGAAGGCTCATCCGCCTGCCAACTTTGTCATCCCGGAAATCCGCAAGGTTACACTCGCTGCTTACGGGATGTGCATTCCACGCAGGGCGTGGGTTGTGCGGATTGCCATGGCTCGCTTCAAGAACACGCGATGGCGTTGCTGAAGCATGAAGAAAAGAAACCCGCCGCGCAGCAATTGATGGCGGCATTGGCGCCCAAAGTCTCTTTGTCTGCGGACAAGGTGAATCCGCGCATGCCGTGGGTACAGGAAGTTGATTGCCTGTCCTGCCACGACGGTTACGAACAGCCTGCGCACGGCGTGAAGGGCTTCAACAAGTGGAATTCCGAGTTCGCGACTCTGTTCCGCAAACGTCGTGATGAAGGGGATGCCGTCCGTTGCATTGCCTGTCACAGTTCAACCCACGCCAACTATCCCGGCGCGAATGCCTACATACATGATTGGGACAATGTTCAGCCTTTGCAGTACCAGAACTCGCCCTTCCCAATTGGCTCGAACGGTGATTGCATGGTTTGCCACACGGTTCAAATGGAGGATGCCATCCACCATGAGAACATGAACCGTCCACCTCGGCTCGTGCTGACAGCCAAATAAGATCATAAATATAGATTAAAAAAGCCCTTAGGAATAATCCTAAGGGCTTTTTCTTGTGTTCAGGCAGAGCCTGAAGCGGATGCAGTTGGACGGATGAGGAGTGGAAGAGAGAGGTGTGAATTCCTCTCGAAATTCCTTGAATTATGTTTTAGGCAAGAAAAATCAAGCATTTGCTAAATTGACCGACCAGTCGGTTTGCTATTGACTCTCGCAACCCATTGCAGTATATTGCCATCCAATTGACTGACCAGTCGGTTTGGAGACAAAATGACAGAGCATGCACTAAAAGATCAACGGCACGACCAAATCCTCGAAGCGGCAGGAAAACTCTTCGCATCCAAAGGCTTTGACAAAACTTCCGTGGACGAAATTGCCAAAGAGGCGGGATTGTCCAAGGGAGCGGTCTACTGGTATTTCCCGTCAAAAGAAAGAATCCTCATAGCCTTAGCCGATCAATTCGAACATCAAAGCCAAGACGTCGTAGTTGATTTGGCACAAATCGATATGCTTGGTCCTGAAGCATTATTCCTCGCCCATCGTCATCTATATGAGCAGAAGGCCAACAATCCGCTGCCTGACTTGTTGTTCCAACAATTCGTCAGCATGAGCGCAAAATTTCCCGAGGTTGCGGAGGCGCTCGATCGCAATCAAAAAAGTTGGGTGGGGGTCATCAAACAACTTTTGGACAACGCGGTGGAAAACGGCTATTTCAAACCCTTTGACACTCGTCTGATTTCCGAATCCATTAGTGCGCTTTATCGCGGCACATGCACGACAAGATATGATTCACCTGACCGCGCGTACG
This region of Calditrichota bacterium genomic DNA includes:
- a CDS encoding TetR/AcrR family transcriptional regulator; its protein translation is MTEHALKDQRHDQILEAAGKLFASKGFDKTSVDEIAKEAGLSKGAVYWYFPSKERILIALADQFEHQSQDVVVDLAQIDMLGPEALFLAHRHLYEQKANNPLPDLLFQQFVSMSAKFPEVAEALDRNQKSWVGVIKQLLDNAVENGYFKPFDTRLISESISALYRGTCTTRYDSPDRAYEIVEYTCKLVYDAVVTDKRKAELAKGAGA